From Levilactobacillus zymae, a single genomic window includes:
- a CDS encoding (S)-acetoin forming diacetyl reductase: MSKKVALVTGAGQGIGEAIAKRLANDGFAVSLVGRHLDKVQRVADEIVKAGGEAIALKADVAKRDEVFAAVDATSEKFGDFNVIVNNAGLGPTTPIDTITPEDFEWVYSVNVGGVLWGTQAAHQAFKKFGHGGKIINATSQAGVVGNPNLALYSGTKFAIRGITQTTARDLAEEGITVNAFAPGIVKTPMMYDIAHEVGQNAGKSDEWGMETFSKDIAMKRLSEPEDVANAVAFLAGKDSNYVTGQTLIVDGGMQFQ, encoded by the coding sequence ATGTCGAAAAAAGTTGCGTTAGTGACCGGTGCCGGTCAAGGAATTGGGGAAGCCATCGCTAAGCGGTTGGCCAATGATGGATTTGCCGTTTCTTTAGTGGGTCGTCACTTGGACAAGGTTCAACGTGTGGCCGATGAAATCGTCAAGGCCGGTGGGGAAGCCATCGCCTTGAAGGCTGACGTGGCCAAGCGCGACGAAGTCTTTGCAGCCGTGGATGCCACCAGCGAAAAGTTCGGCGACTTCAACGTGATCGTTAACAACGCCGGCTTAGGCCCAACCACGCCAATCGACACGATTACGCCCGAAGACTTCGAATGGGTTTACTCCGTGAACGTTGGGGGTGTTCTGTGGGGCACGCAAGCCGCACACCAAGCCTTCAAGAAGTTCGGTCACGGTGGGAAGATCATCAACGCCACGTCCCAAGCCGGCGTTGTGGGGAACCCGAACCTGGCCCTTTACAGTGGCACTAAGTTTGCCATCCGGGGAATCACGCAGACCACGGCCCGCGACTTGGCCGAAGAAGGTATCACGGTCAACGCCTTTGCACCGGGTATCGTGAAGACGCCAATGATGTACGACATCGCCCATGAAGTTGGCCAAAACGCCGGCAAGAGCGACGAATGGGGGATGGAAACCTTCTCTAAGGACATCGCCATGAAGCGGCTGTCCGAACCAGAAGACGTGGCTAACGCCGTGGCTTTCTTGGCGGGCAAGGATTCCAACTACGTTACCGGTCAAACGTTGATCGTTGACGGTGGGATGCAATTCCAATAA
- a CDS encoding phosphoketolase family protein, whose amino-acid sequence MAANTNFDSKAYLEGVDKYWRAANYLSVGQLFLRDNPLLKRDLTSDDVKIKPIGHWGTIVSQNFIYAHLNRVIQKYDLNMFYIEGSGHGGQVMVSNSYLDGSYSEIYPNISQDEEGLKRLFKQFSFPGGVASHAAPETPGSIHEGGELGYSLSHGTGAILDNPDVIAAVEIGDGESETGPLAASWFSDKFINPIKDGAVLPIINMNGFKISNPTILSRMSDKELTEYFTGMGWEPHFVEIDENDTDYMRVTEDMAKTMDEVIEKIKAIQKNARENNDETLPQWPMIVFRSPKGWTGPKHDLDGNPIEGSFRAHQVPIPVAAGDMEHADLLVNWLKSYKPEELFNEDGSVKAEIRDMAPKGDQRMAMNPITNGGIKPEPLKMPDYKKFAVDVKEHGKTIAQDMLVWSDYLAEMMKLNPNNFRGFGPDETKSNRLYAALDYGKRQWMEDIHEPNDENMAHEGRIIDSQLSEHQAEGWLEGYVLTGRHGFFATYESFGRVVDSMLTQHMKWLRKAGEQSWRHDYPSLNFVDTSTVFQQDHNGYTHQDPGMLTHLAEKKPELIREYLPADANTLLAVGNVAFQSRSKINLIVTSKHPRPQWFTIDEATNLVNNGLGYIDWASTDQGQEPDIVFAVAGTEPTWESLAAISLLHDEFPEMKIRFINVVDVLKLRSPKLDPRAISDEEFDRLFTTDKPIIFAWHGFEDMIKGLFFDRHNHNLHVHGYRENGDITTPFDMRVLNQLDRFDLAKEAVNDIPEYAVKGAYFVQRMDDMVAKHTAYIREVGTDLPEVNNWEWKPLK is encoded by the coding sequence ATGGCAGCAAATACAAACTTCGACTCCAAGGCTTACTTGGAAGGCGTTGACAAGTACTGGCGCGCAGCTAATTACCTTTCTGTAGGTCAATTATTCTTGCGTGACAACCCGCTGTTAAAGCGCGACTTAACTTCTGACGATGTCAAAATTAAGCCTATTGGGCACTGGGGAACCATTGTTTCTCAAAACTTTATCTATGCTCACTTGAACCGGGTCATCCAAAAGTACGATTTGAACATGTTCTATATTGAAGGTTCAGGTCACGGTGGCCAAGTTATGGTATCTAACTCATATCTTGATGGTAGCTACAGTGAAATTTATCCCAACATCTCGCAGGATGAAGAAGGCCTGAAGCGTCTGTTCAAGCAATTCTCCTTCCCAGGTGGTGTGGCTTCCCACGCTGCTCCCGAAACACCAGGTTCCATCCACGAAGGTGGGGAACTTGGTTACAGCTTGTCTCACGGGACGGGTGCTATCTTAGATAACCCCGACGTGATTGCCGCCGTTGAAATTGGTGACGGGGAATCCGAAACTGGCCCATTGGCCGCTTCTTGGTTCTCTGACAAGTTCATCAACCCAATCAAAGATGGTGCGGTTCTGCCAATCATCAACATGAACGGGTTCAAGATTTCTAACCCAACGATTCTTTCGCGCATGAGCGACAAGGAATTGACCGAATACTTTACTGGGATGGGTTGGGAACCTCACTTCGTTGAAATCGACGAAAATGATACTGACTACATGCGGGTGACTGAAGACATGGCCAAGACCATGGACGAAGTCATCGAAAAGATTAAGGCTATCCAAAAGAATGCCCGGGAAAACAACGACGAAACGTTGCCACAATGGCCAATGATCGTCTTCCGTTCCCCTAAGGGCTGGACTGGTCCTAAGCATGACCTGGATGGTAACCCAATCGAAGGGTCCTTCCGGGCTCACCAAGTGCCAATTCCAGTGGCTGCTGGTGACATGGAACACGCCGACTTATTGGTCAACTGGCTGAAGTCTTACAAGCCAGAAGAACTCTTTAACGAAGACGGTTCTGTGAAGGCAGAAATCCGTGATATGGCGCCTAAGGGTGACCAACGGATGGCCATGAACCCAATCACTAACGGCGGGATCAAGCCTGAACCATTGAAGATGCCTGACTACAAGAAGTTTGCCGTTGACGTTAAGGAACACGGCAAGACGATTGCCCAAGACATGTTGGTTTGGTCTGACTACCTGGCCGAAATGATGAAGTTGAATCCAAATAACTTCCGTGGTTTTGGTCCTGACGAAACCAAGTCCAACCGGTTATATGCCGCTCTGGATTACGGGAAGCGTCAATGGATGGAAGACATCCACGAACCAAACGACGAAAACATGGCCCACGAAGGCCGGATTATCGATTCACAATTGTCCGAACACCAAGCTGAAGGTTGGTTGGAAGGTTACGTTCTGACTGGTCGTCACGGGTTCTTCGCCACTTACGAATCCTTTGGCCGGGTCGTTGACTCCATGTTGACGCAACACATGAAGTGGTTGCGTAAGGCGGGTGAACAATCATGGCGTCATGATTACCCATCCTTGAACTTTGTCGACACTTCGACTGTGTTCCAACAAGACCACAACGGTTACACTCACCAAGACCCAGGTATGTTGACGCACTTGGCTGAAAAGAAGCCGGAATTAATCCGTGAATACTTGCCAGCCGATGCCAACACCCTGTTAGCCGTTGGGAACGTGGCCTTCCAGAGTCGCAGCAAGATCAACTTGATTGTGACCTCCAAGCACCCACGTCCACAATGGTTCACGATTGATGAAGCCACGAACCTGGTTAACAACGGGTTAGGCTACATCGACTGGGCTTCGACCGACCAAGGTCAAGAACCAGACATCGTCTTTGCCGTTGCTGGTACTGAACCAACTTGGGAATCCTTAGCTGCGATTTCCCTGTTGCACGACGAATTCCCAGAAATGAAGATCCGCTTTATCAACGTGGTCGACGTGCTGAAGTTGCGTTCGCCTAAGTTGGACCCACGGGCCATCTCTGATGAAGAATTCGACCGTCTGTTCACGACCGACAAGCCAATCATCTTTGCATGGCACGGCTTCGAAGACATGATCAAGGGTCTGTTCTTCGACCGTCACAACCACAACTTACACGTTCATGGTTACCGTGAAAACGGTGATATCACCACGCCATTTGACATGCGGGTTCTTAACCAGTTGGATCGCTTCGACTTGGCTAAGGAAGCTGTCAATGACATCCCAGAATACGCTGTTAAGGGCGCTTACTTCGTTCAACGGATGGATGACATGGTGGCTAAGCACACGGCTTACATTCGTGAAGTCGGGACTGACTTACCAGAAGTTAACAACTGGGAATGGAAGCCTTTGAAGTAA
- a CDS encoding GntR family transcriptional regulator, with product MADLVYRQVMRDLKQRIHQNEFPNKRLPDERSLSEAYGVSRSSVKRALSILANQGIIFKKRGSGTFINPLYMKNQTIFQYEGSNLGITDSMKSAGNTPGIRLLGFNVVPASKEIQQDLFLLPGDFVYEIKRLRLFNDQPFMIETGYIPIKIAPNLSQQTVSSSIFNYLESQGKVVTKSFMSIQAAPSTADDQDLLKLTPVEPVGIMEGIFFLDDGTPFEVSNMRLHYRYLNYNTFVSLDEE from the coding sequence ATGGCAGATTTAGTTTATCGACAGGTCATGCGCGATTTAAAGCAGCGGATCCACCAGAATGAATTTCCCAATAAGCGGTTGCCCGATGAGCGGAGCCTTAGTGAAGCCTACGGGGTGAGCCGTAGCTCGGTAAAGCGGGCGTTGAGCATTTTGGCTAATCAGGGCATTATTTTTAAAAAACGGGGTTCCGGGACCTTCATTAATCCATTATATATGAAAAACCAAACAATTTTTCAATATGAGGGGTCAAATCTCGGAATTACCGACAGTATGAAGTCGGCCGGCAACACGCCGGGGATCCGATTATTAGGGTTCAATGTGGTGCCCGCGAGCAAGGAAATCCAGCAAGACCTCTTTTTATTACCGGGAGATTTTGTCTACGAGATCAAACGGTTGCGGCTGTTCAATGATCAGCCCTTTATGATTGAAACGGGGTACATTCCCATCAAGATCGCCCCGAACTTGTCTCAGCAGACGGTTTCGAGTTCCATTTTTAATTACCTGGAAAGTCAGGGCAAGGTGGTTACGAAATCGTTTATGTCGATTCAGGCGGCGCCGTCGACGGCGGACGATCAGGATCTCTTGAAGTTAACGCCGGTGGAACCGGTCGGCATCATGGAAGGGATTTTCTTTCTGGACGACGGGACGCCGTTTGAGGTGTCGAACATGCGGTTGCATTACCGATATTTGAACTATAACACCTTTGTGTCGTTGGATGAAGAATAA
- the ybaK gene encoding Cys-tRNA(Pro) deacylase, with the protein MAKKKKTKRLHKTLVEQILDKHKIAYQQYEFATHMAGDTAQMEVDHAAVDEHHIYKTLVLSGNVTGPLVGVLPIDEHLDEKKLAKASGNKKVDMLPLKNLVKTTGYEHGANTPVGIWEKKQFPIFLDNTAHEQGQILVSSGQIGRSVELNADDLATLVHGTFTDLLE; encoded by the coding sequence ATGGCTAAGAAGAAAAAAACAAAACGGTTACACAAAACCCTCGTCGAACAAATCCTCGATAAACACAAAATTGCGTACCAGCAATACGAATTTGCGACCCACATGGCCGGGGATACCGCCCAAATGGAAGTCGATCACGCCGCCGTCGATGAGCATCACATCTATAAGACCCTGGTACTCAGCGGCAACGTTACCGGACCCCTAGTCGGCGTCTTACCCATCGACGAACACCTCGACGAGAAGAAACTCGCCAAGGCCTCCGGCAACAAGAAGGTCGACATGCTGCCCTTAAAGAACCTGGTTAAGACCACCGGTTACGAGCACGGCGCCAACACCCCCGTGGGCATCTGGGAAAAGAAACAGTTCCCAATTTTTCTGGATAACACCGCTCACGAACAGGGACAGATCCTGGTTTCTTCCGGACAAATCGGGCGGTCCGTCGAGCTCAATGCTGACGACTTAGCCACGCTGGTTCACGGCACCTTCACCGACCTGCTGGAGTAA
- a CDS encoding NUDIX domain-containing protein: MSTATSTSTITITNLIWSFDRTTNHVKLLLLSRDQAPFKGYWALPETTMRADESADAAALRLVREKIGLALDSLHTEQLATFTQPHRTPGQRHVALAYMTFLPEMPPLTPGYGARAAQWFEFRDQSAAYQVHHGTATFTTPTVPAATYYATLATHMTAPTTHLAFDHAWMIAVASQRIRNKLDYQPNILLTLGTAFTLREARTVFATFLRCPLSALDNSNFKKNHRHLFTAVGTTAAKRAGRPATLYRLNYLPLTNA; encoded by the coding sequence TTGTCCACAGCCACCAGTACCAGCACCATTACCATCACCAACTTGATTTGGAGTTTTGACCGGACCACTAACCACGTCAAGCTCCTATTACTTTCCCGGGATCAGGCCCCCTTTAAGGGTTACTGGGCGTTACCCGAAACCACCATGCGTGCCGACGAAAGTGCCGATGCGGCGGCCTTACGCCTGGTCCGTGAAAAAATCGGTCTAGCGCTGGATAGCTTGCATACCGAACAACTGGCGACCTTTACCCAGCCCCACCGAACGCCCGGTCAACGGCACGTCGCGCTCGCCTACATGACCTTCTTACCAGAAATGCCCCCGCTGACGCCCGGGTACGGCGCTCGGGCCGCGCAATGGTTCGAATTTCGGGACCAGTCCGCCGCCTATCAGGTCCACCACGGGACCGCAACCTTCACCACACCAACCGTACCGGCAGCGACCTACTACGCCACCCTCGCCACCCATATGACCGCACCGACAACCCACCTCGCCTTCGATCACGCTTGGATGATTGCCGTGGCTAGCCAACGGATCCGTAACAAGCTCGACTACCAGCCCAATATCTTGCTGACGCTGGGAACGGCCTTCACCCTTCGTGAGGCCCGGACCGTCTTTGCGACCTTCTTGCGTTGCCCGCTAAGTGCGCTCGACAACTCGAATTTCAAGAAGAACCACCGTCACCTATTCACCGCCGTCGGCACCACCGCGGCCAAGCGGGCGGGCCGCCCCGCAACCCTTTACCGGCTAAACTATCTCCCCTTGACAAACGCGTAG
- a CDS encoding MFS transporter, with protein MSKSKYHLLFVVGTAWLFDAMDVAILSFIMPLLKAEWQLSPVQLGTVGAATSVGMIIGALLCGYLADRIGRKQVLIYTLALFSLGNLALTLAPNVTVFILIRFITGIGLGGELPVAATLIADSYHGTQRSRMLVMADSFWAIGWILASVLAFGAMPAIGWRWTVLITALTVLYALPLRKHLPTTPVKPMVKSSYKVLWQPEHRQQTLLLSALWFIVMLTYYGMFLWLPSILVLRGFPIVHSFNYTLLMSLAQLPGYYLAAYLMGKLRQKTVLLIYLGGTIVSVLAFSMATSNLAILVSGAWLSFFDLGAWGTLIALTPGQFPQAIRGTGMGSAQSIGRVGATIGPYMVGLLIQLKFSISTILGLFVVLLVFGALLLAVGVTDTTVVSKEAVTHDAKSETTH; from the coding sequence ATGTCGAAATCGAAATATCACTTATTGTTCGTAGTGGGGACCGCCTGGCTGTTTGATGCCATGGACGTCGCCATTCTCTCGTTTATCATGCCGTTGTTAAAGGCTGAATGGCAACTTTCACCGGTCCAATTGGGGACCGTGGGAGCTGCGACTTCCGTCGGGATGATTATTGGCGCCCTACTGTGTGGTTACCTGGCCGACCGGATTGGGCGTAAGCAGGTTCTGATTTACACCCTGGCCCTCTTTTCACTGGGGAACTTAGCCCTAACCTTAGCCCCCAACGTGACCGTCTTCATCCTGATTCGCTTCATCACGGGAATTGGGCTGGGGGGCGAACTGCCCGTGGCGGCCACGTTAATCGCCGACAGTTACCACGGCACGCAGCGCTCTCGAATGTTAGTCATGGCCGACAGCTTCTGGGCCATCGGTTGGATCCTGGCGTCGGTATTGGCCTTTGGGGCAATGCCCGCCATCGGTTGGCGCTGGACCGTCTTGATTACGGCCCTGACCGTCCTGTACGCCTTGCCGTTACGCAAGCATTTACCCACGACACCGGTCAAGCCCATGGTCAAATCTTCCTATAAGGTGTTGTGGCAACCGGAACACCGGCAACAAACCTTGCTTCTGAGTGCGCTGTGGTTCATCGTGATGCTCACCTACTACGGCATGTTCTTGTGGTTACCCAGCATTCTGGTCTTACGTGGGTTTCCCATCGTGCATAGTTTTAACTACACCCTTCTCATGAGTCTCGCCCAATTACCAGGGTACTACTTAGCCGCCTACTTGATGGGGAAGCTCCGGCAGAAAACTGTCTTACTAATCTACTTAGGGGGAACCATTGTCAGTGTCCTGGCTTTCAGTATGGCGACCAGCAACTTGGCGATCCTGGTCAGCGGCGCTTGGCTTTCCTTCTTCGACTTGGGAGCTTGGGGGACGCTAATCGCTCTGACACCGGGGCAGTTTCCCCAAGCCATCCGGGGAACCGGGATGGGCTCCGCGCAATCCATTGGCCGAGTCGGCGCCACGATCGGTCCCTACATGGTCGGTCTGTTGATCCAGCTTAAGTTTTCAATCAGCACCATCCTCGGCCTGTTCGTGGTCCTGCTGGTCTTCGGTGCCTTGCTCTTAGCCGTGGGGGTAACCGATACCACCGTGGTTTCAAAGGAGGCCGTCACCCATGACGCTAAGTCCGAAACGACTCACTGA
- the nadC gene encoding carboxylating nicotinate-nucleotide diphosphorylase → MTLSPKRLTELLATFLEEDLATGDLSTSALPPQVVYGDFTAKRAGILVGQCIPSAVYARLSSQATYTPTVPDGTLVQAGTIVGHATGPATTLLAGERVTLNLMQRMSGIATATHLAVDALNDPSIGILDTRKTAPGLRLFDKYAVQCGGGLNHRMGLYDAVMLKDNHLRLITDLPATVQRLRQLIGPTKLIEVEVESLDQLQLAITSRVDMIMFDNQSPATVREWRQLVPPTIQVEASGGITPAKLPSYAGTGVDFISLGYLTNSVQALDISFNLTD, encoded by the coding sequence ATGACGCTAAGTCCGAAACGACTCACTGAGTTACTGGCAACCTTTCTCGAAGAGGACCTAGCCACCGGCGATCTTAGTACCAGCGCCTTACCACCCCAAGTGGTGTACGGCGACTTTACGGCCAAACGCGCGGGCATCCTGGTGGGCCAGTGCATTCCCAGCGCCGTTTACGCGCGCTTAAGTTCTCAGGCAACCTACACCCCCACGGTCCCAGACGGAACGTTGGTCCAAGCCGGCACCATCGTGGGCCACGCCACCGGTCCCGCAACCACCCTGTTAGCTGGCGAACGGGTAACACTCAACCTGATGCAGCGCATGAGTGGCATCGCCACGGCGACCCACTTAGCCGTAGACGCCCTCAACGACCCGTCCATCGGCATTCTGGACACCCGCAAGACGGCTCCCGGCCTACGACTCTTCGACAAGTACGCCGTGCAGTGCGGCGGTGGTCTGAATCACCGCATGGGATTGTACGATGCCGTGATGCTCAAAGATAATCATTTACGCTTGATTACTGATTTGCCCGCTACGGTGCAGCGCTTACGGCAATTGATCGGCCCCACCAAGTTAATTGAAGTCGAGGTGGAATCCTTAGATCAGTTACAACTTGCCATCACTAGTCGCGTCGACATGATTATGTTCGATAACCAGTCGCCCGCAACGGTACGGGAATGGCGCCAGTTGGTGCCTCCGACCATCCAAGTTGAAGCGTCCGGGGGCATTACGCCCGCCAAATTACCGAGCTATGCGGGGACCGGCGTGGACTTCATCTCGTTAGGCTACCTCACCAATAGCGTTCAGGCACTCGATATTTCCTTTAACTTAACCGACTGA
- the ptsP gene encoding phosphoenolpyruvate--protein phosphotransferase, whose translation MATKISGIAASDGIGIAKVYMLTDPDLSFDATTVQDTEAEKKRYDDARAVTEKELNLIRAKALENFGQDEAEIFDAHLAMLSDPEFIKQVQSVIDQQSCNAEQALQSVAKQFADTLRAMTDNAYMQERATDVEDVTKRVLSHLLDRPLPNLALIQEPVIVVSHDLTPSVTAQINKQFVKGILVDLGGRTSHSAIMSRTLEIPAIVGTETVTKTVKNGDMAIVDGSNGVGLINPSDAELADYQQRQADFSAQQEALKQLKTQASVSADGQHFTVAANIGTPKDMDGVTNFGAEAIGLFRTEFLYMDSDQLPTEDQQFEAYKTVVQQMNGKPVVIRTMDIGGDKNLSYWKLPKEMNPFLGYRAIRISLDRQDIFRTQLRALLRASAYGKLGIMFPMIATLEELRQAKAIFNEEKTKLVEAGVKVGDDIQLGMMIEIPNSALFADRFAKEVDFFSIGTNDLIQYTFAADRGNERVSYLYQPYHPALLRLIKHVIDCAHREGTTVAMCGEMAGDKIAVPLLMGLGLDEFSMSATSILRTRGLMKTIDTKQAAALAQKAIDTCDTCDEVKQLVEGATKA comes from the coding sequence ATGGCAACAAAAATTTCTGGCATCGCAGCGAGTGACGGTATCGGAATTGCGAAGGTCTACATGTTGACCGATCCCGATTTGAGTTTTGACGCCACCACGGTGCAAGATACCGAAGCAGAAAAGAAACGTTACGATGATGCTCGGGCGGTCACCGAGAAGGAACTGAACTTGATTCGGGCCAAGGCACTTGAAAACTTTGGCCAGGATGAAGCGGAGATCTTTGATGCGCACTTGGCCATGCTCAGTGATCCTGAGTTTATCAAGCAAGTGCAATCCGTGATCGACCAACAATCCTGCAACGCGGAACAGGCTCTCCAATCCGTCGCTAAGCAGTTTGCCGATACGTTGCGGGCCATGACGGACAATGCGTATATGCAAGAACGGGCTACGGACGTGGAAGATGTGACCAAGCGGGTGTTAAGCCACTTGTTAGATCGGCCATTGCCGAATCTAGCGTTGATTCAGGAACCGGTCATTGTGGTTTCGCACGACCTGACGCCATCCGTTACGGCACAAATTAACAAGCAGTTTGTCAAAGGCATTCTGGTTGATTTGGGCGGTCGGACCAGTCACTCCGCCATCATGTCCAGAACTCTAGAAATCCCCGCCATTGTGGGGACGGAAACCGTTACGAAGACGGTGAAGAATGGAGATATGGCCATTGTGGATGGGTCCAACGGGGTCGGCTTGATTAACCCGAGCGATGCCGAATTGGCGGATTACCAGCAACGGCAAGCGGACTTCAGTGCGCAACAAGAAGCCTTGAAGCAACTGAAGACCCAGGCCAGTGTTTCGGCGGACGGCCAGCACTTTACGGTGGCCGCCAACATCGGGACCCCTAAGGATATGGACGGGGTCACCAACTTTGGGGCCGAAGCCATTGGCCTCTTCCGGACGGAATTTCTCTACATGGATAGTGACCAACTCCCAACGGAAGATCAACAGTTCGAAGCTTACAAGACGGTCGTTCAACAGATGAACGGGAAGCCGGTTGTGATTCGGACCATGGACATCGGTGGGGACAAGAACCTGTCTTACTGGAAGTTGCCTAAAGAAATGAATCCGTTCTTGGGCTACCGGGCCATTCGGATTTCGTTGGACCGGCAAGACATCTTCCGGACGCAGCTGCGGGCGTTACTCCGGGCTTCGGCGTACGGCAAACTGGGGATTATGTTCCCCATGATTGCGACGCTAGAAGAATTGCGCCAGGCCAAGGCCATCTTTAACGAAGAAAAGACGAAGTTAGTGGAAGCCGGCGTGAAGGTGGGCGACGATATCCAGCTGGGAATGATGATTGAAATTCCTAACTCGGCGCTCTTTGCGGACCGCTTCGCTAAGGAAGTTGATTTCTTCAGTATCGGGACCAATGACCTGATTCAATACACGTTTGCGGCCGACCGGGGGAACGAACGGGTTTCTTACCTGTATCAACCTTACCATCCAGCCTTGTTGCGGTTGATCAAGCACGTGATTGACTGTGCCCACCGTGAAGGCACCACCGTTGCCATGTGTGGTGAAATGGCGGGTGACAAGATTGCGGTTCCACTATTGATGGGCTTGGGTCTGGATGAGTTCTCCATGAGTGCCACGTCGATTTTACGGACGCGGGGCTTAATGAAGACCATCGACACCAAGCAAGCCGCTGCTTTAGCCCAAAAGGCGATTGACACTTGTGACACCTGCGACGAAGTTAAACAGCTAGTTGAAGGGGCCACCAAAGCCTAA
- a CDS encoding PTS sugar transporter subunit IIB has product MGKINLARVDDRMIHGQVMTKWTKGFGTNSVYVVDNATAADDFMKDIYVSTNSTGGLKIKVYSSTEVADEWKKNQFGDDKVVVVFKYIKEVKEALDAGLEIDALNVGGVSKKPNTDFVIPTVAVGADEKALLKEIHDSGIEVYFQTVPDSKRVEYDSVIK; this is encoded by the coding sequence ATGGGAAAAATTAATTTAGCACGAGTTGACGATCGGATGATTCACGGCCAAGTGATGACTAAGTGGACCAAAGGGTTCGGCACGAACTCCGTTTACGTGGTGGATAACGCCACGGCTGCGGACGACTTCATGAAGGATATCTACGTCAGCACGAACTCGACCGGTGGGTTGAAGATCAAGGTTTACAGTTCGACGGAAGTTGCCGACGAATGGAAGAAGAACCAATTCGGTGACGATAAGGTCGTCGTGGTCTTCAAGTACATCAAGGAAGTCAAGGAAGCCTTGGATGCCGGGTTAGAAATCGACGCCTTAAACGTTGGTGGGGTCTCCAAGAAGCCTAACACGGACTTCGTGATCCCAACGGTAGCGGTCGGTGCCGACGAAAAGGCCCTGTTAAAGGAAATCCACGACAGCGGCATTGAAGTTTACTTCCAGACGGTGCCAGATTCTAAGCGGGTCGAATACGATTCAGTTATCAAATAA
- a CDS encoding PTS system fructose subfamily transporter subunit IIA, with translation MKRAFLVVTHGDMGIETVKSMELLMGPQENVKALGLHPGESVDSLKESISQVLADNAKDYDETVILVDVLGGSPSNASLTMLATYHDLKMVTGVNLPLLINLLNFSEGEADTDKLINSSIEVAKDGIKLIDKNFLKH, from the coding sequence ATGAAACGCGCATTTCTGGTAGTCACACACGGTGACATGGGAATTGAAACGGTTAAAAGTATGGAACTCTTGATGGGTCCCCAGGAAAATGTGAAGGCGTTAGGCTTGCATCCTGGTGAATCGGTTGATAGTTTAAAGGAAAGCATCAGTCAGGTCTTAGCGGACAACGCGAAGGACTATGACGAAACGGTGATCCTGGTGGATGTCCTCGGGGGCAGCCCATCTAACGCATCGTTAACGATGTTGGCAACGTACCACGATTTAAAGATGGTCACGGGGGTTAACTTGCCGCTGCTGATTAACTTGTTAAACTTCTCTGAAGGAGAAGCGGACACCGATAAATTGATTAACTCATCCATTGAGGTGGCCAAAGACGGCATTAAGTTGATCGACAAGAACTTTTTGAAGCATTAA